A genomic region of Zalophus californianus isolate mZalCal1 chromosome 11, mZalCal1.pri.v2, whole genome shotgun sequence contains the following coding sequences:
- the WEE1 gene encoding wee1-like protein kinase isoform X3 yields the protein MSFLSRQQPPPPRRPGASCTLRQKLIFSPCSDCEEEEEEEEEEGSGHSTGEDSAFQEPDSPLPPARSPTEPGPEHRRSPGPAPGSPGELEEDMLLRGACPGADAPGGGAEGDSWEEEGFGSSSPVKSPAAAYFLGSSFSPVRCGGAGDASPRRCGARRAGEGPCSPLPDHPGTPPHKTFRKLRLFDTPHTPKSLLSKARGIDSSSVKLRGGSLFMDTEKSGRREFDMRQTPQVNINPFTPDSVLLHSSGQCRRRKRTHWNDSCGEDMEASDYEFEDETRPAKRITITESNMKSRYTTEFHELEKIGSGEFGSVFKCVKRLDGCIYAIKRSKKPLAGSVDEQNALREVYAHAVLGQHSHVVRYFSAWAEDDHMLIQNEYCNGGSLADAISENYRSMSYFTEAELKDLLLQVGRGLRYIHSMSLVHMDIKPSDLGHVTRISSPQVEEGDSRFLANEVLQENYTHLPKADIFALALTVVCAAGAEPLPRNGDQWHEIRQGRLPRIPQVLSQEFTELLKVMIHPDPERRPSAMALVKHSVLLSASRKSAEQLRIELNAEKFKNSLLQKELKKAQMAKAAAEERALFTDRMTTRSTTQNDPNFQCSSKVSGIRKNIYVCSRKIYQEKMACSVQTSLN from the exons ATGAGCTTCTTGAGCCggcagcagccgccgccgccccgccgtCCTGGGGCTTCCTGCACTTTGAGGCAGAAGCTGATCTTCTCGCCGTGCAGCGactgtgaggaggaggaggaggaggaagaggaggagggcagCGGCCACAGCACGGGGGAGGACTCGGCTTTTCAAGAGCCCGACTCGCCGCTGCCGCCTGCGCGTAGCCCCACAGAGCCCGGGCCCGAGCACCGCCGCtcgcccggcccggcccccggCAGCCCCGGGGAGCTGGAGGAGGACATGTTGCTGCGGGGCGCCTGTCCCGGCGCCGATGCGCCGGGCGGCGGGGCCGAGGGCGATTCGTGGGAGGAGGAGGGTTTCGGCTCCTCGTCACCGGTCAAGTCGCCGGCAGCCGCCTACTTCCTGGGCAGCTCGTTCTCGCCGGTGCGCTGCGGCGGCGCTGGGGATGCGTCCCCGCGCCGCTGCGGGGCGCGCCGGGCTGGCGAGGGCCCTTGCTCGCCGCTGCcggaccacccaggcaccccgccgcACAAGACCTTCCGCAAGCTACGGCTCTTCGACACGCCGCACACGCCCAAG AGTTTGCTCTCCAAAGCTCGAGGAATCGATTCCAGCTCTGTTAAACTCCGAGGTGGTTCTCTATTCATGGATACAGAAAAATCAGGAAGAAGGGAATTTGACATGCGACAGACTCCTCAAGTGAATATTAATCCTTTTACCCCAGATTCTGTGTTACTTCATTCCTCAGGACAATGTCGTCGAAGAAAGCGAACACATTGGAATGA ttcttgtGGTGAAGACATGGAAGCCAGTGATTATGAGTTCGAAGATGAAACAAGACCTgctaaa AGAATTACAATTACTGAAAGCAATATGAAGTCACGATATACAACAGAATTTCATGAGCTAGAGAAAATTGGCTCTGGAGAATTTGGTTCTGTGTTTAAGTGTGTGAAGAGGCTGGATGGATGCATTTATGCCATTAAGCGATCAAAAAAGCCATTGGCTGGCTCTGTCGATGA GCAGAACGCTTTGAGGGAAGTATATGCTCATGCAGTGCTTGGACAGCATTCTCATGTAGTTCGATATTTCTCTGCATGGGCAGAAGATGATCATATGCTTATACAGAATGAATATTGTAATG GTGGAAGTTTAGCTGATGCCATAAGTGAAAACTATAGAAGCATGAGTTACTTTACAGAAGCAGAGTTGAAGGATCTCCTTTTGCAAGTTGGCCGGGGCTTGAGGTATATTCATTCAATGTCTTTGGTTCATATGGATATAAAGCCTA GTGATCTTGGACATGTAACAAGGATCTCTAGTCCACAAGTTGAAGAGGGTGATAGCCGTTTTCTTGCAAATGAAGTTTTGCAGGAg aacTATACCCATCTACCAAAAGCGGATATTTTTGCCCTTGCCCTCACGGTGGTATGTGCTGCTGGTGCTGAACCTCTTCCCAGAAATGGAGACCAATGGCATGAAATCAGACAGGGTAGATTACCCCGGATTCCCCAAGTGCTTTCCCAAGAGTTTACAGAGTTGCTAAAA GTTATGATTCATCCAGATCCAGAGAGGAGACCTTCAGCAATGGCACTGGTAAAGCATTCAGTATTGCTGTCTGCTTCTAGAAAAAGTGCAGAACAATTACGAATAGAACTGAATgctgaaaaattcaaaaattcacTTTTGCAGAA AGAACTCAAGAAAGCTCAGATGGCAAAAGCTGCAGCTGAGGAAAGAGCACTCTTCACTGATCGGATGACCACTAGGTCCACCACCCAGA
- the WEE1 gene encoding wee1-like protein kinase isoform X1 — protein MSFLSRQQPPPPRRPGASCTLRQKLIFSPCSDCEEEEEEEEEEGSGHSTGEDSAFQEPDSPLPPARSPTEPGPEHRRSPGPAPGSPGELEEDMLLRGACPGADAPGGGAEGDSWEEEGFGSSSPVKSPAAAYFLGSSFSPVRCGGAGDASPRRCGARRAGEGPCSPLPDHPGTPPHKTFRKLRLFDTPHTPKSLLSKARGIDSSSVKLRGGSLFMDTEKSGRREFDMRQTPQVNINPFTPDSVLLHSSGQCRRRKRTHWNDSCGEDMEASDYEFEDETRPAKRITITESNMKSRYTTEFHELEKIGSGEFGSVFKCVKRLDGCIYAIKRSKKPLAGSVDEQNALREVYAHAVLGQHSHVVRYFSAWAEDDHMLIQNEYCNGGSLADAISENYRSMSYFTEAELKDLLLQVGRGLRYIHSMSLVHMDIKPSNIFISRTSIPNAASEEGDEDDWASNKVMFKIGDLGHVTRISSPQVEEGDSRFLANEVLQENYTHLPKADIFALALTVVCAAGAEPLPRNGDQWHEIRQGRLPRIPQVLSQEFTELLKVMIHPDPERRPSAMALVKHSVLLSASRKSAEQLRIELNAEKFKNSLLQKELKKAQMAKAAAEERALFTDRMTTRSTTQNDPNFQCSSKVSGIRKNIYVCSRKIYQEKMACSVQTSLN, from the exons ATGAGCTTCTTGAGCCggcagcagccgccgccgccccgccgtCCTGGGGCTTCCTGCACTTTGAGGCAGAAGCTGATCTTCTCGCCGTGCAGCGactgtgaggaggaggaggaggaggaagaggaggagggcagCGGCCACAGCACGGGGGAGGACTCGGCTTTTCAAGAGCCCGACTCGCCGCTGCCGCCTGCGCGTAGCCCCACAGAGCCCGGGCCCGAGCACCGCCGCtcgcccggcccggcccccggCAGCCCCGGGGAGCTGGAGGAGGACATGTTGCTGCGGGGCGCCTGTCCCGGCGCCGATGCGCCGGGCGGCGGGGCCGAGGGCGATTCGTGGGAGGAGGAGGGTTTCGGCTCCTCGTCACCGGTCAAGTCGCCGGCAGCCGCCTACTTCCTGGGCAGCTCGTTCTCGCCGGTGCGCTGCGGCGGCGCTGGGGATGCGTCCCCGCGCCGCTGCGGGGCGCGCCGGGCTGGCGAGGGCCCTTGCTCGCCGCTGCcggaccacccaggcaccccgccgcACAAGACCTTCCGCAAGCTACGGCTCTTCGACACGCCGCACACGCCCAAG AGTTTGCTCTCCAAAGCTCGAGGAATCGATTCCAGCTCTGTTAAACTCCGAGGTGGTTCTCTATTCATGGATACAGAAAAATCAGGAAGAAGGGAATTTGACATGCGACAGACTCCTCAAGTGAATATTAATCCTTTTACCCCAGATTCTGTGTTACTTCATTCCTCAGGACAATGTCGTCGAAGAAAGCGAACACATTGGAATGA ttcttgtGGTGAAGACATGGAAGCCAGTGATTATGAGTTCGAAGATGAAACAAGACCTgctaaa AGAATTACAATTACTGAAAGCAATATGAAGTCACGATATACAACAGAATTTCATGAGCTAGAGAAAATTGGCTCTGGAGAATTTGGTTCTGTGTTTAAGTGTGTGAAGAGGCTGGATGGATGCATTTATGCCATTAAGCGATCAAAAAAGCCATTGGCTGGCTCTGTCGATGA GCAGAACGCTTTGAGGGAAGTATATGCTCATGCAGTGCTTGGACAGCATTCTCATGTAGTTCGATATTTCTCTGCATGGGCAGAAGATGATCATATGCTTATACAGAATGAATATTGTAATG GTGGAAGTTTAGCTGATGCCATAAGTGAAAACTATAGAAGCATGAGTTACTTTACAGAAGCAGAGTTGAAGGATCTCCTTTTGCAAGTTGGCCGGGGCTTGAGGTATATTCATTCAATGTCTTTGGTTCATATGGATATAAAGCCTA GTAATATTTTCATATCTCGAACCTCAATCCCAAATGCTGCCTCTGAAGAAGGAGATGAAGATGACTGGGCATCCAACAAAGTTATGTTTAAAATAG GTGATCTTGGACATGTAACAAGGATCTCTAGTCCACAAGTTGAAGAGGGTGATAGCCGTTTTCTTGCAAATGAAGTTTTGCAGGAg aacTATACCCATCTACCAAAAGCGGATATTTTTGCCCTTGCCCTCACGGTGGTATGTGCTGCTGGTGCTGAACCTCTTCCCAGAAATGGAGACCAATGGCATGAAATCAGACAGGGTAGATTACCCCGGATTCCCCAAGTGCTTTCCCAAGAGTTTACAGAGTTGCTAAAA GTTATGATTCATCCAGATCCAGAGAGGAGACCTTCAGCAATGGCACTGGTAAAGCATTCAGTATTGCTGTCTGCTTCTAGAAAAAGTGCAGAACAATTACGAATAGAACTGAATgctgaaaaattcaaaaattcacTTTTGCAGAA AGAACTCAAGAAAGCTCAGATGGCAAAAGCTGCAGCTGAGGAAAGAGCACTCTTCACTGATCGGATGACCACTAGGTCCACCACCCAGA
- the WEE1 gene encoding wee1-like protein kinase isoform X2: MSFLSRQQPPPPRRPGASCTLRQKLIFSPCSDCEEEEEEEEEEGSGHSTGEDSAFQEPDSPLPPARSPTEPGPEHRRSPGPAPGSPGELEEDMLLRGACPGADAPGGGAEGDSWEEEGFGSSSPVKSPAAAYFLGSSFSPVRCGGAGDASPRRCGARRAGEGPCSPLPDHPGTPPHKTFRKLRLFDTPHTPKSLLSKARGIDSSSVKLRGGSLFMDTEKSGRREFDMRQTPQVNINPFTPDSVLLHSSGQCRRRKRTHWNDSCGEDMEASDYEFEDETRPAKRITITESNMKSRYTTEFHELEKIGSGEFGSVFKCVKRLDGCIYAIKRSKKPLAGSVDEQNALREVYAHAVLGQHSHVVRYFSAWAEDDHMLIQNEYCNGGSLADAISENYRSMSYFTEAELKDLLLQVGRGLRYIHSMSLVHMDIKPSNIFISRTSIPNAASEEGDEDDWASNKVMFKIGDLGHVTRISSPQVEEGDSRFLANEVLQENYTHLPKADIFALALTVVCAAGAEPLPRNGDQWHEIRQGRLPRIPQVLSQEFTELLKVMIHPDPERRPSAMALVKHSVLLSASRKSAEQLRIELNAEKFKNSLLQKELKKAQMAKAAAEERALFTDRMTTRSTTQSNRTSRLIGKKMNRSVSLTIY; the protein is encoded by the exons ATGAGCTTCTTGAGCCggcagcagccgccgccgccccgccgtCCTGGGGCTTCCTGCACTTTGAGGCAGAAGCTGATCTTCTCGCCGTGCAGCGactgtgaggaggaggaggaggaggaagaggaggagggcagCGGCCACAGCACGGGGGAGGACTCGGCTTTTCAAGAGCCCGACTCGCCGCTGCCGCCTGCGCGTAGCCCCACAGAGCCCGGGCCCGAGCACCGCCGCtcgcccggcccggcccccggCAGCCCCGGGGAGCTGGAGGAGGACATGTTGCTGCGGGGCGCCTGTCCCGGCGCCGATGCGCCGGGCGGCGGGGCCGAGGGCGATTCGTGGGAGGAGGAGGGTTTCGGCTCCTCGTCACCGGTCAAGTCGCCGGCAGCCGCCTACTTCCTGGGCAGCTCGTTCTCGCCGGTGCGCTGCGGCGGCGCTGGGGATGCGTCCCCGCGCCGCTGCGGGGCGCGCCGGGCTGGCGAGGGCCCTTGCTCGCCGCTGCcggaccacccaggcaccccgccgcACAAGACCTTCCGCAAGCTACGGCTCTTCGACACGCCGCACACGCCCAAG AGTTTGCTCTCCAAAGCTCGAGGAATCGATTCCAGCTCTGTTAAACTCCGAGGTGGTTCTCTATTCATGGATACAGAAAAATCAGGAAGAAGGGAATTTGACATGCGACAGACTCCTCAAGTGAATATTAATCCTTTTACCCCAGATTCTGTGTTACTTCATTCCTCAGGACAATGTCGTCGAAGAAAGCGAACACATTGGAATGA ttcttgtGGTGAAGACATGGAAGCCAGTGATTATGAGTTCGAAGATGAAACAAGACCTgctaaa AGAATTACAATTACTGAAAGCAATATGAAGTCACGATATACAACAGAATTTCATGAGCTAGAGAAAATTGGCTCTGGAGAATTTGGTTCTGTGTTTAAGTGTGTGAAGAGGCTGGATGGATGCATTTATGCCATTAAGCGATCAAAAAAGCCATTGGCTGGCTCTGTCGATGA GCAGAACGCTTTGAGGGAAGTATATGCTCATGCAGTGCTTGGACAGCATTCTCATGTAGTTCGATATTTCTCTGCATGGGCAGAAGATGATCATATGCTTATACAGAATGAATATTGTAATG GTGGAAGTTTAGCTGATGCCATAAGTGAAAACTATAGAAGCATGAGTTACTTTACAGAAGCAGAGTTGAAGGATCTCCTTTTGCAAGTTGGCCGGGGCTTGAGGTATATTCATTCAATGTCTTTGGTTCATATGGATATAAAGCCTA GTAATATTTTCATATCTCGAACCTCAATCCCAAATGCTGCCTCTGAAGAAGGAGATGAAGATGACTGGGCATCCAACAAAGTTATGTTTAAAATAG GTGATCTTGGACATGTAACAAGGATCTCTAGTCCACAAGTTGAAGAGGGTGATAGCCGTTTTCTTGCAAATGAAGTTTTGCAGGAg aacTATACCCATCTACCAAAAGCGGATATTTTTGCCCTTGCCCTCACGGTGGTATGTGCTGCTGGTGCTGAACCTCTTCCCAGAAATGGAGACCAATGGCATGAAATCAGACAGGGTAGATTACCCCGGATTCCCCAAGTGCTTTCCCAAGAGTTTACAGAGTTGCTAAAA GTTATGATTCATCCAGATCCAGAGAGGAGACCTTCAGCAATGGCACTGGTAAAGCATTCAGTATTGCTGTCTGCTTCTAGAAAAAGTGCAGAACAATTACGAATAGAACTGAATgctgaaaaattcaaaaattcacTTTTGCAGAA AGAACTCAAGAAAGCTCAGATGGCAAAAGCTGCAGCTGAGGAAAGAGCACTCTTCACTGATCGGATGACCACTAGGTCCACCACCCAGAGTAATAGAACATCTCGACttattggaaagaaaatgaaccGCTCTGTCAGCCTTACCATATACTGA